GTTAGTTGGGTGGTGATGGCACCAGGGCTCTGAAAACTCGCTTGCAGAAAATTTTTTGTCATAGTTCACAAGAGTCctttcttctatattttaaaatttgggcATCTGGAATTTGAGACATTTTTTATACTTTGTACTCAAAACATTCTTCTGAGAGGAATCAGTGCCAAAAGTAGAGAGTTTGTGTAATTGATGTGACTACATCACTAGAGTAACTCCTTCAGAAGGCGAGCAGAGACGAGCTGCGGCCTCTACCATCAGCCTTTTCTGGTCCCCTTGACTACTCACAGGTACCAGCGGGAATACAGTGAATTTAAACGGCAGCAGCTGGAGCTGGACGACGAGCTCAAGAGTGTAGAGAACCAGATGCGGTATGCCCAGGTGCAGCTGGACAAGCTCAAGAAAACCAATGTCTTCAATGCGACCTTCCATATCTGGTAATGAGGGTGTCTGTGAAGCACTTCATATCTGGACCTGAGCTGTTAGCAGCACACCAGGGTGGCCACCTCCGCATAGCAGAGGCACTGTAGGTCCTCTTCCCCTATGCCAGGTTTACGACAGGTTCCTCCCATTCTTAATAGGATAGGTATaatgtgggatgtgtgtgtgcatgagagtatgcatgcacacacaagtgtttAGTGTTTGCATCTGCCCACCAAATCTTGGTGCCTGATGCTgcgtttaaattattttattagccAGGCCAAATTGTCCTGaacccctctccttttcttccaatCCATATACCTAAGCTCTCCTTGGCATTTTGAATGAATCCCCCAAACCTCCCAAGGCATCATCCTTGCCACCTGCTTCAGTGCCAAAGTGGAAATCTGAGAGTCACTGAGTTCTCTCCTGCtcctgacaaacaaacaaacatcaaagtCCCCAAGCCCCACTGAGTCTGCCTCCTGCTACTCTCTTTTAGACTCATGTACGTGAGTGTTGGCCTTCATGTATGAATGTGCACCAACACATACCtaccagatctcctggaactgtcgttatggatggttgtgagcaaccatgtgctAAAAATTTGAACAAATCCTTCACAAGAGCAATGAGCACTCTTAAccatgactgagccatctctctagcacctttCTACTTGTCTTAAATCTGTCTACTTCTGCCAGGCaagtgctgcacacctttaatcccagcacttgggaggcagatctctgtgagtttcaggccagcctgatctacacagtgagttccaggtcacccaAAGTGGTTATACTTAggaatcttgtctcaaaaaaaaaaaaaaaaaaaaaaaaaaaaaaaaaaaaaaacctccatctACTTCCCTGATCTCCAGACTGCTATTCGTTTTCAGTTTGGAGTCCCAGCAGCACACCTCCTTTCCAGAGCATTTCTCACGTGTAAGTAAATCTACCATTCACAAATGCAAATGAACTCATGTCACCTCCCTGTGTAAAATGCTTCAATCATTCCCTCTGCCTGGGATCAATCCCAAATGCCTTAAGAATGGTAACTCTCCAGTTTCATATCCAGCCACTTGCCCCTTACACTCCATTTCTGTCACAATAAGGTCCTTTCAGTTCTTACATCCACCACTCCCTTGCTCCTGTTTCTGTGCACACGATGTTCTCTGCCAGGAACAACTCCTTCTCTGTGGACATCTACTTCACCTCTCAGACACATCAGCCTTCTGTGGGGAATTTTCCATGCATCTCCCCAAACTGGGAAAGAACTCTCCCCTGTTCTCACCCTGGGCCTCTCATTATCACACTGTAACACACCTGCCTATTATGTATGCATTCCTTCTAGATCATAAATAACTAGCAGACTGACTCTGGACTGTTTTCTTGACCCTCCTGGTGGTTAGCATAGTGCCTTCCACACAGCAACACTCAATAGTTACTAGTTCAATAAATACACCAATGAGCCTGGGGTCAATAACTCAGcaccaggctggagaggtggctcagctgttagctcaccagctgctcttccaagggACCCAAAGTTGATTCCCAAACCCACACTGCAGCTCacaccattttctctttcttttttattttaagatttatttattttttatttatatgagtacactgcagctgtcttcagacacatactagaagagggcatcagatcccattgcagatggttgtgaaccaccatgtggttgctgggaattgaactcaggacctctggcagagcagtcagtactcttaactgctgagccatctcaccagcccctagcTGACAACTTTCCATTACTGCAATCCCAAGGGGTCTGACTTCCtcatctgacctctgtgggcactaggcatgcatgtagtgcacaTTCATACATGAAGGCCAACACTCACGCACATGAGTCTAAAAGAGTAGCAGGAGGCAGACTCAGTGGGGCTTGGGGactttgatgtttgtttgtttgtttgtttgtttgtcaggaGCAGGAGAGAACTCAGTGACTCTCAGATTTCCACTTTGGCACTGAAGCAGGTGGCAAAGATGATGCCTTGGGAGGTTTGGGGGATTCATTCAAAATGCCAAGGAGAGCTTAGGTATATGGATTGGTAGAAAAGGAGAGGGGTTCAGGGTAGGCATGGGTGAAAGTGGGAAATCTCGAGTTTTATAATGTTTTTCTCTCCCCTGAccttttctgccttttcctctgtaGGCACAGTGGACAATTTGGCACAATCAATAACTTCAGACTGGGTCGCCTGCCCAGTGTTCCTGTGGAATGGAATGAAATCAATGCTGCCTGGGGCCAGACAGTGCTGCTGCTCCATGCTTTGGCCAATAAGATGGGTCTGAAATTTCAGAGGTGAGAAAGTGCAGCTCTTCCATAGCATCCTGGGTGAGGTGTGTCTGTGACTTAGTCCGTCTGTACAGCTGGGACTGCTCCACTGTGGCAAGAAGCCTTGCCGCCAGGAGACAGGCTTTCCTGTGGGGGAAGGGCCTGTGGTTTCCCTTCATCACAGGGCTCTTGCCTGTGATACCATGCAGTAGTCATCAACCGGTATGACTCTAGCAGTGGTTTCCAACAGTCCCCAGAACCCAATTTTTCCCTAAAAAAGTTTCAGGTTTTGTTCTTAAAACTCTACTCTCCAACCTTTTGATATTGTGGTCTACAAATGTGTTCAGCCTCATTCACAGCTATCCTGGGACAAAGGCATCCTACAGGCCAAAAGTTATATTCACCTTCTAAACCAAAAATACCAGGCATGGCATCAAATGGagaagctaagacaggaggatcaaaagttcaaagtcagctggCCTACATAGGGAGACTGTCGtttgaaaaataaagcaaaagtaaGCTACAACATACATTAATTGAGGAACTCCTCCCCTGCTGTTGTATAATAGATGGAATCATTTAAGACTTTAAACATGGATTCTATAGGAGTTGGGAGTGAATAGTAAAGTCTTTGGGTAAGATGTATATGTAGATTGAAAATTAATGGGTTGCAGCCAAGTGGTGGTTGCTCAcatctttatcccagcacttgggaggcagaaggcaggtggatctgagttcaaggccagcctggtctacagaacaagttccagaacagccagggctacacagagaaaccttgtcttaaaaaaagacTGGGTTGCAACTTTGCAATGATAGCTGTAGGAAGAGTCTTGTATCCATCTCTCTGCATCCCCACTTTAGGTACCGACTTGTTCCCTATGGAAATCATTCGTACCTGGAGTCTCTGACAGACAAATCTAAGGTATTCTGGGAGGTCTTAATTGCACTGGCTTAGAGAGTTCATGCTTATCCTAACAAGATGGGTTCACTGGCGCCTAGGGATGAGGCTTGGAgataagagtgcttgcctaaaaTACAAAGGGCCTTGTGACTTTAAAAAGGCATAATTTTTATATCTTCTGACACTTTCATTGTCTTTCTCAGACTATAGCCAACATCTTGTTCAGACTTAGCTCTTTGGGggttacagaaaaaaatttgTCTTTTATATCCTGTTGAAAGAGAGTCTGTCAGATCAGAGGAAATCATGGACTCAAGGGTGGGGAATATACAGAAGTTCAGTACATTTCCATTGGTACGGAAGCTGCCAAGAGCTGGTGTTTGCCTGTTGCTTTTGGAGTTGTTGAGGGCTGTTGAAGTCATTGGTCAACTATAATACATGTTCTGGTGGGCGCAGACAAAGCTTGGGTGCTTGGAGGCCAGGGGACAACTGGGGACATGGCCACAGCCAGTTCTTTCTTCTTGGGCAGGAGTTGCCGTTATACTGTTCTGGGGGATTGCGTTTTTTCTGGGACAACAAGTTTGACCATGCAATGGTAGCTTTTCTGGACTGTGTGCAGCAGTTCAAAGAAGAGGTGGAAAAAGGAGAGACTCGATTTTGTCTTCCATACAGGTAAGTATTTGCCCTGtatcccctgagggaccagttgAATTAAAGGGCCAGTGAATGAAAACAGACAGTAAAAACGGCAAAAAGGAAGAGTCCGCAATTACGTGACATTAATGGGTAGGGACTGAGGTGGTACTGCAAGCAGAACAGTGCAGCCCCCTGGTCCCGAGTAAAGAATATTGTTTTAGGTGCTGATGAGGATTTCCTTGGCTTGAGTTTGCAGTCTCATTTCAGAAAGGCTTTCCCTGCAGCCTTTGGAAATAGACAAGAATGCTTCTCGCAGGCAGTGTAGCCCCCCAGCATAGAGACTAACTAGTTCAGGATCCTAAGTTCAGAAGCCAGGTGAGATGTggcacacctataaccccagcactctgggcTGAGGCAGGGAGAATGTGGGATTTTAAATAGCATATGTTTTATAGtgaggaaagagaggggggaaagttGAATTTTCTCACACCCGAATACAGTTTATTCTGCCTCACCCTCTGCTCCTTGAATTTGGGTATCCCTAGGCAGACAGTGAAAAGTACTGTAACCTTCACTCCCTCCTGTGTGGGTGTGTCTCCTGTCCTGTACTCTGCCATGACAATGAGGCTCTTGTGACAGCCTCTGATTTTAGGCTTTCAAGCAAATCCAAAATACACTAGTGGTAATGCTTTGCCAGGCATTCTTTATTAGATAAGGTGACGTGAATGGTCTCATGATCAAGTCCCTGCCCATTTATTTGCCTGAACTGACTTTAAGTTGGCTCTGTTACTAACAAGGTCTGCTATGTCCACCTGCAGGatggatgtggagaaaggcaAGATTGAAGACACTGGAGGCAGTGGCGGCTCCTATTCCATCAAAACCCAGTTCAACTCCGAGGAGCAGTGGACAAAAGCACTCAAGTTCATGCTCACGAATCTGAAGTGGGGTCTTGCTTGGGTGTCCTCACAGTTTTATAACAAGTGACTTGTTCCTTAGGGGATAACCTTGCCTTTAAGGTTTTACACTTTGGTTTGGAAGATGCTTTAAATTAAATTTGGGTAATATTAAACCACATGTTTACAATATCAAAATTCACAAAAGctactttattttcaaatatgacAGAGAGTTTCCAGAGTACACGCCATGGATAGCAAAGAGCCCTGCCATAGTTTTGACTCAACCCCATGCcgtcctttccctctttcctgaaACAACTAATTtaaatttgctttgttttcttttttaagttgaaTTGACATTAATGTGTTTTCACTGGATTTTATCTCTCTCAACTTCCTGCACTTACGATATGAAACAGAAGTTTTGAGATGAGACGCTGTGGCAGGCACAGTTGGGTAATGTGGGGAAAGGACACCAGGTCAGAAGTTAGCAGTTTAACTGTGTCCTCACTTCTAGTGCTGGACACCTACTGTGCTGTCTAGTGGGATTACAGAATGCTGTCTGAGACGTGGAGAGATTAATTATTTGTAATAAAGGATTTGCTATGGTCTGTTAATTACCAAGTGGTATGCCAGTATGTTTTTCCTTAAAATTGAGTATTTTGTGTTGTGGAAGAATTGAGTTTCAGTCAGTTTGGTAGAAATCCTGTTAAAACATGCCTTAGTTTAAAAAGGAGATAAAGAACCAGAATGACGGTGTTtagctccagcactcaggagacgaGGCAAGTGAGCCTCTGAATTCCAGCCTGTCTGGTGTGTAGTGAGCTGCAAGGCAGCTAGGGCTgaagagtgagaccctgtctcaagaaacaaaacaaacgaaaaaccAGTTGTAGCAGGAGCAAGGGAAGAAAGGCTACTTCAGAGAGATTCAGTCAAGGTCAAGTGTTTTAGATCCTCTGCCTCTACCTGACATTACCTCTTAGATTAAATTAGAAACAATTAAAAGTCTTATCAAACAAAAATGAACCAATTTCACAATCTTAACTCCATCCAATTCTTTGGTGTATTTTAGCCTGCCATGACACAACAGATAAGTTTGTCTCCCATCACTATCTctgatgtggaaaaaaaaataacatgccTGAAATTGGAATACAAAACACTGTTCAAAGGAAACTTGGAATTTTTGTACCCTGAGTTTGAAAGTAAACAAGGAAAGGGGGTCCAGTGACAGAAGGCGGTGTAGGTCAGCCAGCCTCACGTGTTAGAGGAAGCAGCAGTCCTCAGCGCTCTGGCTGCCTTGTGGGGAACAGGCTGCTCGGGAGTGTTCGCTCCCACGCTGTGAGTCAGGATTGCATAAGAGAACTCAGCAATGCTTTCCAAGCCAATGCCAGTGATACTCTGCAGATGCCCTAGAACCTTCAGAAAGACACATGTCTTCTTACTAAGTAATCTCAACATATTTTAGTGCACaaacactcgtgcacacacacatacacaaacataaatactTGCTTGAAATGTTCTCTCAAGCCTCACaagcttttcatttttctgaatgcAGAGGGAAGATTCAATCCAGATTCCTACGTTGATTGCCAAGTGTTACTTCCCTGATAGCGTTACCGTGTACCCTTTCTGCTGTTACTTGTTTCCCCCATAAAGGATAGAACAGTGGGTCATAACTATAAATGGAAATGGAACATGGGCCTCTATTGCCAATTTCATAAAACGGAAACATTTGCATCCTACTCTGGTTTTCCAACCCTCCCGCCTTGATTATCATCCAGTCCCTGGGTCCTGGCACCTCTGTAATGCACACTGTCTCCGTGTTCCTTTAACTGATGGGGGAATGCTTTCTATTAAATTCTCACTGGGCTGATCGTGCTCAGTGGTGCATACCTGACTCCAGCATTCATGGTTTTGGATGAAGGCGCTCGCTGCAATGATTCCAACTGCCAACAGCATAAAGTCTTCCTTCACAGAGATAAACTTTTCCCTGAATAATTAAAACCATATTAATTTTGGaacgagtatgaaatgtcctaAATTCTAAGGTCATGGAGCTTCAGCTATGAGTTGTTCATGTTAATCATGTACTTTTAAACACAGGGAAAAAAGGGGGGTTCAGATAATAGCTGATCTGCTGTCCGATGTCCCCCCAGCTCACCTGGGATTAAACATGTATCTTGTGTCCTGAGTGGCTGATAGGCCTTTTGTTGTTCCATCTGCCTTCCTAACAAATGTAACTGTGAGGCTTTGGCCAGTCTGACTTTACAGTAATCAAATACTTTTGACCAACTTGCAGCCATGTGACAGGCTTTTCTTTCCCCCACTCAGGTGACTATAAAAGCAACCTAGCAGTCTCAATTTGTAAGTAGTTGCAAAGGAAGAACTAGAAAAGAATGTTAATTATTTGAAGTAATTTAATAGTAAAAACCTTTAGAGTTTCCTGGGTTAACTCATCTGCATCTAAACCACAAAATGGAAGTTAATAAAAACCAATTAACCTGTGTTGGTTCTCAGTGCTGGGCACTGGGTTTACTAGACAggtactccaccactgagctccaAACCCCAGATTCCTATCCGTGTGGTCTGTCCCCTACTGTGCATCCCCAGAAGGAGCCTACTTAAGAACAGTTTCTTACCCCTGCAGCTGACTGGGTGTAGAATTCTCAATTGAAGCTCTCAACAGGCTCTCATAGATGGGTTCATGCAGAAGATAGACCAGGTCAAGGAGGGTCAGACAAGTTGCATGTAGTTGTGTGGCAGGGACCAAACAGCCATTGTACCCTATGTGGAGTATGTGGATGGAAGGGAACATGAGTCTTGCTCTCTGATCATAATCTTAGGACATAAAGCTGTTTAGTTGCTAATGTTCTTCCTGATCGTTATGCTCAACAATGAAAAATCTGTTAGCAGAAGGTcagggctttttttgtttttgttttgttgttgctgaggcaggatctcacctTGTAGCccttgctgacctggaactttgtgtagaccaggctagcctctgcctcccaactgttgggattaaaggcatgtgcctggcCAGAAGGTTAATTTAAAAGGATAGATCTTCAtctgaaatacatacatacaattacaGTACCATTGTTTTGTCTTATGCTTCTCCATAAACCCTTGGATCCTGCAATAAGAAAATGCCTAATGACTGAGGTGtgtaatgcacacctttaatcccagcacttgggaggccagcctggtctacaaattgagttcccaaacagccagggctgttacacagaagaaaaaaaagtgtctaaTGAATCCAAATAGAAACCAGGTGCTAGACCTCTGAGCTACCTCCCCTGACTAGTGCTAGAGGGACATTGTCGGTCATCCAGAAACACAGGCTTCCTTCCCGCTGCTCCTCATTGGTAGGTTGTGTCTCCTGTTCCCAAATCCCTAGGCACATTTGTTTTTTTGCCTGCTTTGGAAGTCTCCAACCCACATCTGACATATTTAATAAAGTACCTAGAACTTCAAGCAGCATCTCCACATACGCCAGAGGAGTGGGCAGATTTATTTGGAAGTTCAGGGACTTCAAAATATCAAGCTCTGACTCCAGCAGTTCTTCTTTGGTGTATACATATCCAAGAGCCTGGAGGAAATTCAGGACTGTAATGTTGCTGACAATCTGAGCAAAGAAAGCAAAGGCAGCGGAGAGCCGTCAGGACGCAGGTCATATGCCCTCACAGCAAAGCCCTTCAAGCCCACTACGTTATGCAAGCAGGATTACTTGCAGTTAAGCCCAAGTTCTCCCTTCAAGTCATAGAGCATGCTGGATTCCCTGCCCTTCTGTCTGGTCCTTCCCCTCTGCCCTCCCTAATTTTGTTCTGATTTTCTTTGTAGCCACCAGATACCACCTACCAGTTCCAATCattcactttctttaaaaaaaaaaaaaatcccttgacTCAGCAAGGCCGTCGAGACCCACTCTTAGCCCTGGGTTTacactatgttttattttattgactttctGGCCTGTTTACCCCTATGCCTTTTCCCACGAGGTAAGGGGTCCCTGGAGACAGACAATGTTTCTTACTGTGGTGGCCATGACATGGTATCTACTGAAGCACTGGGCCATAGAAGAGACTCAATCACTATTTGCTGAATGAGTGATTACACTATACAGGCACTGGACAGTGGTGTGGGAACATTTTATCCTTTTTAGGTGTAACCATGGGCCTTTAATGCTGATAGGCATGTTGGTAGTTCAGGTACCTTATGTAAACTGTCCTTAAGTCCAAGGGGAGGGAAGGTGACCTGTATGAATGATGGCACCCGTCCAGCAGTTATACTTTGGGAACAGAACTCCAGGCTATTTAATAACTGCCACTGTGTGACTGTGCGTGTATTCAGGAGGCACGATTAGGAAGCATAATTACACTCTGGAATTTCCACATGAGTAGTGTCACCTAGCTTAGCAGTGGGTTTCTCACAGGCACCTTCAATGAGCTGCTTTCCCGCTGACACCCAGGTGCCCACGAGCAACCCAGCTCCTTACTTTGTAGTGGAAGGACAGTTTGCTGGCCAGCTGAACACACGACACCAAACGGAGGATGAACTTGTTGCAAAGCTGCTCTCTCAGAGTCCTCCAGCTCTGCAACTCAGTCTCGTTACTTCTCAGCTGGAGTGTGGCTTGCCGACAGATGCTCTCTGCCTGCTTCACCATGAACCTGTAAGGGGGAAATCAAAAGAAGAGGGTAACTCCCAGTGACACCGACTACAGGGACTCTGTGTGGTAGACATGCTATATCTTATCCTGCTGGGTATCAAATACTGGCGAGGAGAACTACATTTGCAAGTAAAAAGGAGGGTGCAACCCAGCCAGACTCTACATAAAGGGGTGACCAGGGCTGTGTGATGATCCAGGGACCCAGCCATT
The nucleotide sequence above comes from Arvicanthis niloticus isolate mArvNil1 chromosome 6, mArvNil1.pat.X, whole genome shotgun sequence. Encoded proteins:
- the Cntd1 gene encoding cyclin N-terminal domain-containing protein 1 isoform X2; the protein is MEGPLRPRLVNCSDFQFGVVATETIENALLHLAQQNEQAVKEAAGRKGSFRETRIVEFVFLLSEQWCLEKSVSYQAVEILERFMVKQAESICRQATLQLRSNETELQSWRTLREQLCNKFILRLVSCVQLASKLSFHYKALGYVYTKEELLESELDILKSLNFQINLPTPLAYVEMLLEVLGYNGCLVPATQLHATCLTLLDLVYLLHEPIYESLLRASIENSTPSQLQGEKFISVKEDFMLLAVGIIAASAFIQNHECWSQVLGHLQSITGIGLESIAEFSYAILTHSVGANTPEQPVPHKAARALRTAASSNT
- the Cntd1 gene encoding cyclin N-terminal domain-containing protein 1 isoform X3, which gives rise to MELGVTSRRSRPTRPAEFVFLLSEQWCLEKSVSYQAVEILERFMVKQAESICRQATLQLRSNETELQSWRTLREQLCNKFILRLVSCVQLASKLSFHYKIVSNITVLNFLQALGYVYTKEELLESELDILKSLNFQINLPTPLAYVEMLLEVLGYNGCLVPATQLHATCLTLLDLVYLLHEPIYESLLRASIENSTPSQLQGEKFISVKEDFMLLAVGIIAASAFIQNHECWSQVLGHLQSITGIGLESIAEFSYAILTHSVGANTPEQPVPHKAARALRTAASSNT
- the Becn1 gene encoding beclin-1 isoform X3, with protein sequence MWKKTARWWQKTWRRSRLRRRDWTRRKLSEYQREYSEFKRQQLELDDELKSVENQMRYAQVQLDKLKKTNVFNATFHIWHSGQFGTINNFRLGRLPSVPVEWNEINAAWGQTVLLLHALANKMGLKFQRYRLVPYGNHSYLESLTDKSKELPLYCSGGLRFFWDNKFDHAMVAFLDCVQQFKEEVEKGETRFCLPYRMDVEKGKIEDTGGSGGSYSIKTQFNSEEQWTKALKFMLTNLKWGLAWVSSQFYNK
- the Becn1 gene encoding beclin-1 isoform X2, which codes for MMSTESANSFTLIGEASDGGTMENLSRRLKVTGDLFDIMSGQTDVDHPLCEECTDTLLDQLDTQLNVTENECQNYKRCLEILEQMNEDDSEQLQRELKELALEEERLIQELEDVEKNRKVVAENLEKVQAEAERLDQEEAQYQREYSEFKRQQLELDDELKSVENQMRYAQVQLDKLKKTNVFNATFHIWHSGQFGTINNFRLGRLPSVPVEWNEINAAWGQTVLLLHALANKMGLKFQRYRLVPYGNHSYLESLTDKSKELPLYCSGGLRFFWDNKFDHAMVAFLDCVQQFKEEVEKGETRFCLPYRMDVEKGKIEDTGGSGGSYSIKTQFNSEEQWTKALKFMLTNLKWGLAWVSSQFYNK
- the Cntd1 gene encoding cyclin N-terminal domain-containing protein 1 isoform X4: MVKQAESICRQATLQLRSNETELQSWRTLREQLCNKFILRLVSCVQLASKLSFHYKIVSNITVLNFLQALGYVYTKEELLESELDILKSLNFQINLPTPLAYVEMLLEVLGYNGCLVPATQLHATCLTLLDLVYLLHEPIYESLLRASIENSTPSQLQGEKFISVKEDFMLLAVGIIAASAFIQNHECWSQVLGHLQSITGIGLESIAEFSYAILTHSVGANTPEQPVPHKAARALRTAASSNT
- the Cntd1 gene encoding cyclin N-terminal domain-containing protein 1 isoform X1; amino-acid sequence: MEGPLRPRLVNCSDFQFGVVATETIENALLHLAQQNEQAVKEAAGRKGSFRETRIVEFVFLLSEQWCLEKSVSYQAVEILERFMVKQAESICRQATLQLRSNETELQSWRTLREQLCNKFILRLVSCVQLASKLSFHYKIVSNITVLNFLQALGYVYTKEELLESELDILKSLNFQINLPTPLAYVEMLLEVLGYNGCLVPATQLHATCLTLLDLVYLLHEPIYESLLRASIENSTPSQLQGEKFISVKEDFMLLAVGIIAASAFIQNHECWSQVLGHLQSITGIGLESIAEFSYAILTHSVGANTPEQPVPHKAARALRTAASSNT